GCAGCAGTGGTTGTTGTACAGTTTTATACAGCACTACTGTACAAGTTGGTCTAGCAGCAACAGCATACTTAAGAATTCTCCTTACAAGTGAAAATCTTGTACCTtgaaaaaaccaaaaaaaaaaaaaccaaaagcaaaaacactcTCAATATTGAGCTTCTAAAAgacatctctctctctctatctctctctctctctctctcttgctCACTGAAATCCACAAATTTACACACTCAAATattaacaaacaaaaaaagaagaagaagaagaaagaccTGATCTCTGTATCTTTATAGagttgtttctttctttcagaACCATGAAGAGACTTGGCAGCTCTGATTCTCTTGGTGCTTTGATGTCCATCTGTCCATCTACAGGTTATTACAAACAAACCCATCACtaatttttcctttccttttaatGCTCCATGTCATAAATAATTCAGACATGCCCATGTGATATTTATACTGTCTTCTTGTTCTTCctgttcttcttttttattttttgtgataTATGTAATTGCATAATAACTCTCAACTGTTTATTCCTTTTCAAGACTTGGTcatgtatttatcaattatactTGACTTTCACTTTATTCTCTTTAGGTATAAAGCTTGATTCATCCactaacttttcttttcttctttcttaattGTGTGTTTCTTTTAGATGAACATAGTCCGAGAAACAGCAACCATTATGGGAGGGAATTTCAGTCCATGTTGGATGGTTTAGATGAGGAAGCCTGTATAGAAGAATCAGGCCATGTCGCGGAGAAAAAAAGGCGACTGAGTGTAGATCAAGTCAAGGCCTTGGAGAAGAACTTTGAAGTTGAAAACAAGCTGGAACCCGAAAGAAAAGTGAAACTAGCCCAAGAACTTGGTTTGCAACCTAGACAAGTTGCCGTCTGGTTTCAAAACCGCCGTGCACGGTGGAAAACCAAGCAATTGGAAAGAGATTATGGTGTTCTTAAAGCCAATTATGAATCTCTTAAGGTCAATTACGATTCCCTCCAGCATGACAATGAAGCTTTACTCAAAGAGGCAAGTGTTTATGCAATCAATGATgatatttacttttttcatccttatttttttatttggtcaATTCAGCTGTAACTGGTTTTAAACTCGAAATCTCACTTTACACGACTCCAGTAATATTACTATAACCTATTTTGCTTCCTtacaaaagcaaaagaacTAATCTTTTCAAGATCGTAATGCTTCTTGATCTGCAGATAAGAGAACTGAAGGCAAAGCTCAACGATGAGAATACAGAAAGCAATGTTTCTGTTAAAGAAGAGATAATCTTGCCGGAATCTGATGACAAAGCAACCAAAAAGCCACCACTAGTTGATTCTCTGGCAGCGGCAGAAACAAAAGAAGACTTGAACTATGATAGCTTCAATAACAACAATGGAGTAGCAGAGGTGGCAACTTTTTTCCCAGACTTCAAAGATGGGTCATCAGATAGTGACTCGAGCGCGATCTTAAATGAAGATAACAGTCCAATTTCATCATCTGGGATACTCCAAAACCACCAGTTAATTATGTCTCCTCCACCTGCATCTTCATCATCCTTAGACTGCTTCCAGTTCACATCATCAAAAGCTTATAATCAGACCCAGTTCGTGAAGATGGAAGAACACAATTTCTTTAGCAGTGAAGAGGcatgtaatttcttttctgatgaCCAAGCTCCTACCCTCCAATGGTACTGCCCTGATCAATGGAATTAGAC
The sequence above is drawn from the Ricinus communis isolate WT05 ecotype wild-type chromosome 7, ASM1957865v1, whole genome shotgun sequence genome and encodes:
- the LOC8284910 gene encoding homeobox-leucine zipper protein ATHB-6 — encoded protein: MKRLGSSDSLGALMSICPSTDEHSPRNSNHYGREFQSMLDGLDEEACIEESGHVAEKKRRLSVDQVKALEKNFEVENKLEPERKVKLAQELGLQPRQVAVWFQNRRARWKTKQLERDYGVLKANYESLKVNYDSLQHDNEALLKEIRELKAKLNDENTESNVSVKEEIILPESDDKATKKPPLVDSLAAAETKEDLNYDSFNNNNGVAEVATFFPDFKDGSSDSDSSAILNEDNSPISSSGILQNHQLIMSPPPASSSSLDCFQFTSSKAYNQTQFVKMEEHNFFSSEEACNFFSDDQAPTLQWYCPDQWN